Proteins from a genomic interval of Gemmatimonadota bacterium:
- a CDS encoding N-acetylmuramoyl-L-alanine amidase → MSNAAADIPFTPALYASSREDAPIDMLVLHYTDGPSLEDCVAIFQDPERRVSCHYIVGLDGAVLQMVRDEDCAWHCGTSTWRGREGCNRWSLGIEIVNWGRLEKKDGSFYCWPEEYGTPYSGPSPVPSGSDWWAPYPPGQVEQVESLSGRLVERYRIPLDNIVRHSDIAPERKIDPGPAFPWDRYKARMTQVIADRW, encoded by the coding sequence ATGTCGAATGCCGCTGCGGATATCCCATTCACCCCGGCCCTTTATGCTTCGAGCCGTGAAGACGCGCCGATCGATATGCTGGTGCTTCACTATACGGACGGACCTTCGCTGGAAGACTGCGTCGCGATCTTTCAGGACCCGGAGCGGCGCGTCAGCTGCCATTACATCGTGGGTCTCGACGGCGCGGTGCTGCAGATGGTCCGTGACGAAGACTGCGCCTGGCACTGCGGGACCAGCACGTGGCGGGGGCGGGAAGGCTGCAACCGCTGGTCGCTGGGCATCGAGATCGTCAACTGGGGGCGGCTGGAGAAAAAGGACGGGAGTTTCTACTGTTGGCCGGAGGAATACGGGACGCCATACAGCGGACCATCGCCTGTTCCGTCCGGGAGCGACTGGTGGGCGCCCTATCCGCCCGGCCAGGTCGAGCAGGTCGAATCGCTGTCCGGGCGGCTCGTCGAACGCTACCGGATCCCCCTGGACAATATCGTGCGCCACAGCGACATCGCGCCGGAGCGCAAGATCGATCCCGGACCCGCGTTCCCCTGGGACCGTTACAAGGCGCGGATGACGCAAGTGATCGCCGACCGATGGTAA